The DNA segment CTTTAGAGAatttgttgctgggcttgttggttttggTCCATTCTGAATTATTTAGGGTGCCAGGACGTCCTGTGTTTTTCTACCTTCATCCTGTCCTTGCGCCCTAAATAATTCAGAATGTAATTCTTTAATTAATTTGTATAGAACCGTACGAAACAAGATATGCTCCCCCCTAACCACATCATGCAACCTCCGAGGGggacacataaaaaaaagaagggggctCCGGCCCATAAGCCCCATCGCAGTCGGCACTTATGGTACTActtgcagaagcaaagctgcacAACAGCACCCGCTGGGCTAAGACCTGTGGAATTTGCGTATACTGCGTAGACCTTTTGCATGACTTTCAACAAAACCTTCTTCGTGACAGCatatgcagctcgttcggtcggaaagctgtccgcactgtgcgccgtaaataatcgggggctgagtaaaaaaaaatgtaacattgCCGCACAGTGCTTTGGATGGTGTCATGCAGTTCagtgtttcgtgcagcataaactttctAGGTATATAAGTTAGACCCTAGCTTGTGGCAGGGGTTTGAACAGACGACGTattaccggggggggggggggggggggggctgcgtaaaaaaaagttaatcatttttttttggggggggggggggtcagttgTGGAGTGGGCAGGGGGGAGTTtaatcttgatctctttcttgcgCTACAACCACAGCCCAGTGTTCACTATGGCAGCGCCCTTGGACTTATTTTGAAAGGGGCTATGCAGAAGAAATTTAGGCCTCGCTGCGCGAGAAAGAATGCGCAATTTATCTTAATTTCTGTTGTTAATTAATATAAGGCTGCTTCTGTATCAGTTTGTAAGCAAAATACACTTTCGCATCAGTTCCTACTTCACGAGTTTGTATCCATTTCAAGTCAAAACGAGCCTGTAGCCTAGCACAACTCGGTGAAACGTAaacaaatatggcggagtgcgtgCGTGCGACGTGTAGTGTACTTCAACATAAATCCGCCTTGCTTCAACCTGCATTTCGACCTGCTTAACAGGTAAAGCCATCGCGAACGTGTAGAATATTAAGCGAGAGCGATAACTGACATTTAGCTAGCGATTCCAGGGAATCAGGGTGCCAAGAGGATCGAATGCGAGTGACTGATGGTGGCGGCGTTTTTAAAGTGAGTTGTTTATAACGCAAGTAACCCTTCTTAATTAGCATGCCGGTACTCAGTGTGCGGTGTTTGTTTTCATTGCTTATTCGAGGCGGGCTATTCTTTCGTACAGATGCGGTCATAATATGGAGCACGCGTTATACACAAACCAGCGATTGCTTGTGGTGCGATCTCCTAAATACaagcacaagaaaataaaagctTATCTTCTATACAGTCGCCGCGAGAAAAGTTACACGTTGAAGCGTGGACCTTACTATTTCGGCCGCTGCTGTGCATGAGCCTTAGAAGTTTTCGGAACTCTAAAAACACGAAAAACGTGCAATTGCACATCGCCGAGAGGCCCAGCCAGGTATTGATAGTACAGCCTGCAAGCAAAATGGGCACAACCATCTTTCCCGGAAAGCTTGGGCTCCTTTCCATCTTGTTTTTATTGCACGGTGCACATTGCTCGAGCGCTCTGCACAGGGGTGACGCAGACTGCATTTTGCAGGTGGCACAGGGAAGTACAAAGCATATCCTTGAGTTCGTGACCGCTTACTTGTACTGCATAGCGTCGGGCTTTATCGTATTTCCGTGTTCCGAAAACCTCTGCACTATATTGTTCACCAGTGAGGAGTCTGCCTTCTAAAATGGAGCAAGACGACACATCTTTTGTCCTTGGCGTTGGTCTTCCGTGTATCTGTTCCTTGCGTGCTGCAGTCGATTGTCGCTGTGCGCGCTATCGTTGCTTGTGTGTAAAAATTGTGTGTAGTTGTGTGCGTGACTTGttgaattgcttgggaaaaaaACTATAGCTGTGCTTTTGTCTGTAGAGTGTCATTTgcgcatggtggtggtggtaactaTATTTCGTTGACAGAACGGATTTGGTTGATTCTAGTGGGCTTCCAGAGTACAAGAGGTGGCTGTTCGATCAGGCCTTCCGGTTCTGCATGTTCTGGTCGTGGGGTCCGGTCTTTCCGTTCCCAGTTCCAAAGCGCAGTTGCCTGCAGTTGAGACGGTGGGTCCAAGCTGAACGCAGCATCCTCCCACTCTTGCTCGTTTGAGAGTTGCCAACCTTTCTTCGGTTTCAGATTGTTGCATTcgaatgaaatgtgctttaaatcTGCTTTTGTGGCCCCGCAGAGCTTACAATGGCGGGTGTAGGAAGCCCTGGAACATgggggtttggaaatgtgtttatTTGCGGTTTCTGCCATGCCACCTGTTGATGTATGCTAAGGCTTTTTTCAGTCGGTGGGAGCATCCTTCTGTTGTTTCTATAATGTGCAATTCCATGGTAGGTGGTCAGGGTCTCTCAGGGCGACCGCAGGACCGGCTCATGCATTGCCAGGTTAGCGAAACTTCGGGCTAAGTTGCAGGCCACCTCATTCCCAGGATACAACGTGTGGGCTCGAACCCATATGATTCTAATGGGTTTTGTGTTAAGGTATTGCTCTTTTAGGATTTGTCTGGCGGGTTTGTGGATCCTCCCTTTTGCAATGTTTCGAACGGTTGTCTTGGAGTAGCTGTAGTGTACTGGACTAGTATTCTTGTAGTATACTATATAGTTCCTGAAAATCGTCTTGGCTTCCGTTTTTATAATGTGTAAGGCAATGGCCGCTTCTTCTGCTTCGTGTACCTTTGTGCTCCATACGGAAGCAGCTGATATTGGTTTTACATCCGTGTCCATGATGCCTCTGCAAAAGGCATCATGATCGCAGAGCTCTGCAGTGCCCATGCATACTGCCTCCTTATTGTTCGAGTGTTGCCTGTGGAGGGCTTTAGCTCTCTCCTTCCGTCTTTCTGCGTGACATCCAGGATGCGTGTTTTTTGGGATTGGATCTATTCTTTGATGCCTGTGTATGTCTCTTGGGATTTCTGCAGTATTTGTCCCTATGCAATTCTTGCTTTATATCTAATGTTCCTAGAATGGGACTTCCCATTGGTGCTTTTGTTGGTCTGTTGTACTGCGTGGTTCTATGTGCCTCAGATTGCTTGGGAAGCGTGTTGTGGATGCCTAGCTGCAGCAGCCTGTACATGTGTTCTTAGGGAGATGAAAGGCTGCCTTGCATGACTGTGCTGCGAGCCATTCAACCTTCTCCTTATCTGCTGCCTGAAGTTTGAGAAAAGGAGAGGGAGTATACTATACGGCTGAGCATTAGGGCCTGCACTAGCCTCCTTAAATCTGCTTCCATCTTTCTCTGGCATTTGTCATTTGTCTTATGAGCCTGTTGATTTCTCCAATGTATGCAATAAGTTTGGAGAGCATTGCTGTGCTTTTGATCCTTGGCTGTAGTGTATCTGACTTGATGCTTACAGAAGTGATTTCTGCCTTTAGGGCATTTGTGATGGCAGTGTGGGTGACATTATCAGTCTTTCGTGAGGTCGAGTGCCAGTATTGCTTTAGTGTTGGCCTTAGTCAGTGTGCATATTACATCTTCAGAAAGCTTGAGCATTATAGCTTGCATACATAGGTTCGGTTGGAAGCCTGTCATCATGTGCGGGAAGAGATTGTGCTTGTCCATGTAGTCCTGTAAAGTAGATAGTGCCACACGCTCCAGAACCTTCCGTAAACATTAGGCTAGGAATATGGGCGTGAGGTTGGTTAGCGAGTTTCTTTCCAGGCTTAGGTATGACTATGAGAAGTACCTTGGCGTGTTTCCAGGTGTCTGGCAGCCGTCCATCTTTCCAGCAGTTGTACTCTGATCTCCTGAATAGAGTCCTTTTCTGGGTTTTGGAGTGTTTTGTTGGCAAGCTCCTCTGCTCCTGGTGCAGAGGATGTGGTAGTTTTCTGCATGGATGCTATTACCTATGGTATTGTTTTGTCTTTATCATTTTAGGGTTGAGGTTGCTGCTGTAGTtgcgaagagttttttttttcatgctgtgtaGGTGCTTCTGCATTTTCTTGATCATCTCTTCGTCATTGGGTGGGCTTCCATGCTCTGTTTGTGTTAATGTTATCTGGGTCTAAAATATATCTTAGATTTGTTCTCATTATTGTTTCTCGAGCATGGCTTTTGATTTGTCTGTCTAGTTTGGTTGTTATAACCGTtagtttttgttgtgtttgtttcagCCATCTCTTTTGTAAGCTATTATGTGTCTGACACATGTGTAATAACGTACTATCAGTGGCTTTGTTTTCTGCTTCTATTCCTATAGTCTTTGTGGTGTGCTCTGCATCCTTCAAGGGTCAGTGCattcgttttgtttttcaatctTCTTGCCATCTGCATTGCCTTGCCTTCTTTCTTATCCCAGTTTACCACTCGTGTCTCCCTTCTTGGGTGTGCTGCTAagtaatggtcgcttcctaggttctcATTTATGTTTCTACATTGTGCATGTATCATGTTTTAACATAGGGTCAAGTCTGGGCCTGTGTTGGCTTGCACACTATTTTTTATCCTAGTTGGCACTAGCAGATCCATCACATGTGTAGCCATTGCCTCGAATGTGTTGCCAGAGGCTCATTCCTTTATTTAAAATTGTTCTGTAACCCCCTGCCATGCGTTTTGCGTTGATACTTTTAAGGGAttcgttttgcttatttttctggATTCGTTGATGGCTTTCATTATTATAGGACTCCGCTTTTggggttgctatatatatctagaATGAAGAATGGtgccttgcttctttttttgtgctaCAAGCTCAATCGGGAGGTAGTGTGCACAGTTTCATTGTGTGTCGTGCTGTATTGTCATCATATTTCTGTGGACCAAGACGGCCGTGAGTGGTCTTCGTTCCTTAGCATTTTCACGTTTTATGGTCGTGAACTTTTACTTTTTAGCCTTAAAGCACTGCTTCACGAGCAATCCAAAAAAACCTGAGGGGACTATGAAGCCACAACTCTTATTTCCCTCGAGGTATACTGGTAACTGCCATTTATTATTAGAGTTGCTGCTAGGTGAAAATTTGCTTGGCCCATACCCAAAATTGGATTAGGGCATTATGTACATTGACTTGGAGTTAAGTATTAGACAAATACTATTTCCACATCTTTAGAGACGTCAGTAGCCCTTACAGGCTGCCACGTGATGTGGTTGACCCTTGGTCTAGGATGCCGCACCTGGTTGCTGCCGTATTGGCTGGCAAGTATGAGAAACCTCTGTACATCTCCTTCCCTGCTGGGCAGCAGGTGTTTCCACTGTGTCACGCTTGGGTTGTCTTTTCAGATCCAACTGCATGCGGGCAGGTCCATGTTACATGTACGATTGTCGGTTAGcttgcaccacgggcatttgtcaGTGTATTGTGCAGGGCACATCTTTTGGAGTTCATGCAGGTGTGAGCAGGTGCCTGTCTGCAGCCTTCTCTAATCTACCACCTCTCTTTTGGTTAGTTTTTTGTGCGGGGCTGAGTAGCACTTCCATCAGCCCCTGTAATAATCTAGGATGTCTCAATATGTTGGAATGGCACGGTATATGCTTGGATCACCCCTCAAAATTAACTTCGCCCAAATCAATTGAGTCAGCCCACTTTCGCACGTCTTGATCGGTTTTGCTGTTTTATATCCTAATCATTTTTTACCTTTGTGTCTTGTAGGCTCTTTTCTTTTGAGAGGGTTTCATTGTGGAGCTGTAGGTTCTCCCATTTTCTGCAAAGttcctacagttccattgccatatctccaCCAAGCCCTGCCccataattggttttaaggaggAATATGGGCTGTGCTGTGGGATGACATAAGGCTAATTGAGTACACCGTGCTGATGGGCAACTTCAATACCAGGGCAGGCAAGAAGCAGGCAGGCGACCAAGCAGGGGGAATGGTTTGTTAatatgcacagtacacaggcctctaccaTTTCACCTCCGTTGAAATGTGACCGCTGCAGCCAGGGTCGAATTAGCGTCCAGCTGAGCTACTGCGGCTTTATGTTGCTGTAGTAGCTTGTTGGTTGCATTTTCTGCGTTTGCAAGGAATTTTACTTTTCTGCTAATGCGTTACCCTAGTCTCGTTTTtatgtttgcttctatttcctcaaTTCTGTCAAATCTGCTTGCTGCAAGCACGGTGCTACCTTTGTCATTAATGTAGTATGGTGGTTGTACATGTGTAAATCTAGTCCATGGAAATAAATGGAAAGTCATCCCCAGAGTCGTGGATTTATGCCTaatgcttctttttatttcttttcgcaGACTGCAATTTTGCAAGGTTGCATGCTACAGGAAGGCCCCAGTAAATAAGACGGCGAGACCACAATTGCAGGTTTATTAAGCACACTCAAGCGCTGTGGTAAGTTTTCACACTCCAGGCACGCAGGTCTACGTTGTCAATATTCAGGCTTTTGTAATGCAGTCATTTAAAGAGCACACGAAGGCGCTCTCTCCCCAACAGTATAGGTCAACACATAAAACTGCAATCAATGTGACAAAAGAAACGTATTAGGGAACAGCAATTTATTTTGTGGGCCAGTGCCCTCCAGTACCATGACCTCTCATAATGAAGCAGTTCACCCGCAGGAATTTTTAGGCTGTTTTCATCATCCACAGTTGGACAGCAGCTTTCACGTATTGCACTTGCAACACgttgaatgctgaatattaaagaagttgcttccttgcagcagacgaaccactggcgatgccatGCTGCAGGTCTTTGGCGCGCACATGTAAGAGAGCCAAACAAACACGCAGAATTAGTTTAGCTGTAAGAGAGGTTCCTTTCCTTGCAAAACCACAGTGCAAAGACGAATGCACTGGTTATGTATGTGCCCTTTCTATCTCCATCCTTCAAAGCTGGCCTGCTAACTGCATATTAATGACAGAGTCACTATTTTCACCTGActcagcttaaagggacactgagaacaactCTATTGCTAGCAAAATCCAATATGTGGGCATTTCAAAGAGTTGTTGTTTGTCCAACAGCAAAAGACTAATTTATTGCAGAGAGATTTGGATTCTGAGTTCAGAACGATTTTCCCaccactctgattcaaactctGGACACTGATGATGTCACTTCCAAAAAGTGACGTGAACCATGACGTAAACGCGGACTCTGTGATTGTTGACTGCAAGCGGGGCTAGCAGCAGCCGAAGGAAAAGCAACCACCGGCCAGacgttgaaggcatcttttgTATCTTCGTTGACACCGGCAGCTggtatggatcccgttcccgataaCAAAGTTTTCGCAATAAACTGTTAGCTCCGTCCTGCATTTCCTCAAACTTAGCCCCAGAGAGTGCACAATGCTTTTGAGGACTTAGGAAACTGGACTAGCTGGATACCAAGAGTATTGGGCACTGACGAGTTGGCAGCAAACGAGCTACCGCTTCGACCTGCAGAGTGCGGTCGTATGTTACTGCCGAGTCTCTCTCTCGACAGTGTCGCTCGAACCTTGGAACCCTTGTGTTCAGTAGATAGATGGATGTCGTTGCATGTGCCGTCCCTAGCGCTGCTAACCATGTGCTCTGTGGAAAGAATCTGAAGGAAGGCTTCTTGTGAGCACTGCGCAGGTGCGTTAAGTGGCGGCTGTGATGTGTCGGCACCGTTGATTGAcaggaatacagtaaaaccttgtacatttttttttacttgcgggAAGGAACATTATCCAAACCACctcattttgagaaatgtaactgctgaattgaggtaaaaaacatttattggcaatttcactttataaaaatgtcgattggcatttcttggcacaagagctgaacagatcctattcgagagctcgctgaattcagtccgcgttcgTGCTTTCTTTAGCGCAgaaggaaattcgtaacgcgTACGGTCCGTCGatggcagtgacgaaagtaaccaaaaaaTCTGCCTTGCAATTTTTAGATGCTTCACTCCTTTGCTCTCCAGTACTGTGGgaaagccactgcggcagctaatTGTCGCAGGGCttctgctttttaagctgcgTGTCCTAGACCCGGCCAATTCATATATAAGTTGATCGCTGTAGTTGATAGAAGCTTCGCCTCGTTTCTTTTATGCACCGCGAAGAAgcctcagcgtttctcctcttcatattgTGACCCCGCAGAAACAGCCATTGTGAACGCTAgcacagtttttattttttgtgcttgaTGGCGGCGGTGGTGCTTCGCCTTGTCGCATTGAGGCACTGCAAAGAAGCCACCACAGtgggtgactgccgcaaaaaacaCATTGTgtgccctctcgttcggcccactTCTATATTTGCACATGTGCagttggtcaataaacgtattatacgaaGTCTGAAAGTCTTAAGCGGCACGGCGCCTCGCTatccctaacgcgccgcgcctgcacctctgcaatgcagcgtctgacgaagcccctgcagcccagactcACTGATgtcgccaccgcggggcctactccaaccgcccacgccaccgcgcaaaatcctgtcgcaaccaacactgtgagcgacgctgggagctccagATCGAcagccgcggcgcagccggcagcggtcgtcgtcgccgcagcgtccactgctagccaactccacgctctaagggacgccaacacctttgggcccatagacgcgtcgcagccgcctgcgttcgtcgacgccgccggtgccgccgtgcctacaccagccacattacccgctgacaccaagacctgcagcccggcaccagcgtcacagattgcgcctcaggctgacgattcgtcggcagacatggacttcatggcgtccccggtagacgacactccatccccggaaatcggctggagcaccatcggtgccagccgtaagcctgcttccgccacccgaccccgctccgagctcatcactgttggcatacaactccctcctggtaccctcaatcccaagctgcctctctacgacgtgctcgctgCAGTCACCTCcactgcacaactttcctccaagacctgtgcagacatcacccttcaggccaggccagcccaaagccttgtgtttttaaaaactcattctcctctcaccgcccacctcctactttctatcacgcaccttcacggtaagcctgtcagcatcaaaacttattccccccatcctcccatctcatgcctcggcgtcatccataacgccggtggtcacttcactcctgatgagctcatgcatgatctagaatctttcaaaacagatattctcgctgctcgcatgatgggatccactcaatcagtgctcataacgttcgctggtaccgtcatcccccactttgtatatttcaaacgcgttgccttccggtgccatcctcataaacctaagcctcccacctgcacccgttgtctcactctaggccaccgcgcccaccaatgcacccagcacagcgttccggcaaagtgccgtcgctgtgctgctcctctacccgctgacccttccgctcatgtgtgtgcccagccctggtgcgttcattgccaggtgaacacccacccctccctcgaccccacttgccccttcctccttgctaaacaacgcgagtgtgctaaagctgctcatctccgacgcctagctttgcgccgggccactcaacccaccaccccctcctcctcctcctcctctaatcatgaatatccgtcagctccgatcacgtcaccaccaccaccatagttaaaggatcctcggtgccagcgtctctcccttccactacaccaccctccccatccttgactgacgtgagccgctccttcgacctccggctcgcaatgctggaacgccagcagcgagagcagcagcacagttcccacgatctacaacagcagatacatgccttgactcaaaccctccagacaaccacctcctctcttacctcccagcttagcaagctaaatgagcaccttgccacgttccccactccctcctccagcgcctaggtcgcccctttggctgaccttgtcgaaaccaccacacaggcacatcacactcgcttggttcagctggaaacttcggttctccagattcttaccacccaccaagcacaatcaaagcaattggaatctttcacatctatgctccaatccgtccatgagtcactgcccccggcaaaaaagaaggaacgcataccatcgcgttcctcttcactctcataatggcgtttggcgaggacctcgaaattgtgcagtggaactgccgaaatctttgccacaataagaccacCCTCCACCAGTATCTACTCACCCGCctctctctgcctcattttctccttctccaggagacccggacggcccgcaatgtcccaggctaccgcgcctaccatgccactacggccacaccacttgcgtctatttatgtacgcagtgacgtgctcgtggagcaaattgacatcccctccaccctccttaaatatttagtttatgtggtttattaccacccttcttcccgcatctcactcgtccttttgtctttttacaaccccccggtcacttcctctttattctctgctctgggcaaattccttcactctcttccttctacctcccatctcctctttggtggtgactttaatgcccctcacacactctggggctacccacaaaccctcaaacccggccgcctcctgcattgtctggcccaggaacgccacctcacccttcttaatactcctggctctcctactcgagcgggcattgcctcacaacgccccacgacacccgacctcacattctctcggggttcactttcctttcactggcaggtgacagccgaaactcttctaagtgaccactttctcatccatatcaccacctctctttcccacatccctcgctgtcatccggttattcacactgactggcatgcttttcgcactaatctcgcctcggactcctttcaatcctacgacgactggacgtcgcgcatctctgcagcgctcacgtccagtagccgtcgcgttcgctctcgttacccaatccaagacccagatcctcaccttatccgtttatggagtcgccgtaaacgtcttcaacgctcctttcgctcccaaccacacaatgcccaactttcctcccggatcactgctctgcgggctgagatcgtcgcccactgcgcctccctcgagcactctcgttggagtgctctttgcgatggccttgattctgcattgcactcgcgatctgcatggtctctctttaaatccctccttggcactaagcctgcccttgctcccactctagctaaagccctcactcaggggactccctccgaagtttttgatcaactcgcctctctctacctcccgccccctctggcaccctcctacccggtgtactcaggtggacctaaccccgatctggaccaatgcttcactctccgggagctcgaatctgctctggctgctaatgctacacgctcggctcccggtgaggatgccattacatacaccacacttcgtaaccttcctgactgcgccaaagaattcctccttcaaacctacaatgaggcctgggagagcggctgcttgccgagctcctggacatcctcccttatttctatgattccaaagccgggcaaacctccctctctctctaacctccgcccaatctccctgacgtcgtgcgttggtaagacccttgagcgaatggctctgactcgcctctgattttcttgaggcacgggagttcttcccccattctctcattggcttccgacgccacgtctgtgcacaggacatgtttctgattctccagcaaacgttcctgtcccctacacccactcaaatttacgcacttgtgactgtcgatgttcgcaaggcctttgacggtgtttgccacaaTCACATcttttctcaactcgcctctttggattgtggctcccgcatgtactcctatatccgctcattcctctctaaacgtgtggctctctttcgagtagatacccacttgtctaacccacaccacctcacccgtggcacccctcaaggtgctgttctctctcctacccttttcaatctcgctatggcccctctcgcctcccagctagctgaaattcccaaCCTGCATCacatattttacgccgatgacatcactctctg comes from the Amblyomma americanum isolate KBUSLIRL-KWMA chromosome 1, ASM5285725v1, whole genome shotgun sequence genome and includes:
- the LOC144115048 gene encoding uncharacterized protein LOC144115048 produces the protein MDFMASPVDDTPSPEIGWSTIGASRKPASATRPRSELITVGIQLPPGTLNPKLPLYDVLAAVTSTAQLSSKTCADITLQARPAQSLVFLKTHSPLTAHLLLSITHLHVEGLQQPTLHGASFSGPRHLFPVPGYWLKIVPTSLHLGLQAKSH